Part of the Clostridia bacterium genome is shown below.
GAGGGCGCCTTCCCGGACGGCGACGTCGACGCGGTTCGAGCGGGCTTCGTTGCTGGTGCCCAGCGTGCGCTCCCGGACGAGCACGGCGTCGCGCAACGGATACGCCGCGCCGCGGATGTGCACGCCCCGGCAGCGCCGGTCCAACGGCACAAGGGAAATCGTCGCGCCCGGCCGCGCCGGCACGCGCCAGACGACCGGGCGCCGATCCGGCGCCGGGACGAGCGCGCGGAACCGCCAGCCCGGCGCGTACGCGAAGACGGGCACGCCTCGCCGTTCGAAGCGGGGCAGGAGGAGCGCCGTGGCCAGCGTCTGGTCAAGCCGGTCGCCGGCCGCTCCGAAGAGGTGGACCTCGCGCGCTCCCGAAGCGAGGGCTCGCCGCAGGGCCAGCTCGCCGTCCGACGCGTCCTTGGCCACGGGGTGGCGCTCCATGGGGATGCCCGCTTCGCGGATGCGCGCCAGGGCTTCGGCGCTCGCGGAGTCGAAGTCGCCGAGCGCCAGGTCCGGCGTGAGGCCGAGGCGCAGGACGTGATCCAATCCCGCGTCCGCGCAGCAGAGAAACGCGCCTTCGCGGGCAAGCGCCCGCAGCGTGTCCTCGTGGGACATCGCGCCGCCT
Proteins encoded:
- a CDS encoding thiamine diphosphokinase yields the protein MPGEGRIWAVVAGGAMSHEDTLRALAREGAFLCCADAGLDHVLRLGLTPDLALGDFDSASAEALARIREAGIPMERHPVAKDASDGELALRRALASGAREVHLFGAAGDRLDQTLATALLLPRFERRGVPVFAYAPGWRFRALVPAPDRRPVVWRVPARPGATISLVPLDRRCRGVHIRGAAYPLRDAVLVRERTLGTSNEARSNRVDVAVREGALLVLWSD